The following proteins are co-located in the Solanum pennellii chromosome 1, SPENNV200 genome:
- the LOC107010364 gene encoding auxin-responsive protein SAUR32, whose amino-acid sequence MGGGERSILHFPHLHIHQSGKSKQGKRDVPKGYLAIKVGQAEEEQQRFIVPVSYFNHPLFIQLLKEAEEVYGFHHKGTITIPCHVEQFRCVQGKIDKHHTHLHVPCFRA is encoded by the coding sequence ATGGGTGGTGGAGAGAGAAGTATACTTCACTTTCCACACCTCCATATTCATCAAAGTGGAAAGAGTAAACAGGGTAAAAGAGATGTGCCGAAAGGATACCTGGCGATTAAAGTAGGGCAAGCAGAGGAAGAGCAACAGCGATTCATCGTCCCTGTTTCTTACTTCAATCATCCCCTTTTCATTCAATTGCTCAAAGAGGCGGAAGAAGtttatggatttcatcacaaggGAACCATTACGATTCCTTGTCATGTTGAACAATTTCGATGTGTTCAAGGCAAAATTGATAAACACCATACCCATCTTCATGTTCCGTGTTTTAGGGCATGA
- the LOC107008902 gene encoding CDPK-related kinase 3, protein MGQCYGKTVPTVRDADGPITDVIGDSDHPLQQTPVSSNNLPSVKNTPARSSANSPWPSPYPHGVVGVTPSPARSTPRRFFKRPFPPPSPAKHIKASLAKRFGHAKPPAEGPIPEDDTPEPEQSLDKNFGYNKNFGAKFELGKEIGRGHFGHTCHAVGKKGELKDLPVAVKIISKTKMTTAVSIEDVRREVKILRALSGHKHLVKFHDACEDANNVYIAMELCEGGELLDRILSRGGKYSEDDAKLIIVQILNVVAFCHLQGVVHRDLKPENFLFTSRDEDADMKLIDFGLSDFIRPDERLNDIVGSAYYVAPEVLHRSYSLEADIWSIGVITYILLCGSRPFWARTESGIFRSVLRSDPNFEDLPWPSVSPEAKDFVKRLLNKDYRKRMTAAQALTHPWLRSESHPIPLDIFVYKLVKSYLHATPLKRAALKALSKALTEDELVYLRAQFMLLEPSQDGRVSIENFRLALLGNATEAMRESRVHDILNAMTALSYKKLDFEEFCAAAISTYQLEALEEWEQIAAVAFQHFEQEGNRHVSVEELARELNVGPTAHSILRDWIRNDGKLNMLGYTKFLHGVTLRSTPVRRH, encoded by the exons ATGGGTCAGTGTTATGGAAAGACGGTCCCCACCGTCCGGGATGCTGACGGACCAATCACCGATGTAATCGGTGATTCCGATCATCCGTTGCAGCAGACGCCAGTCAGCAGCAACAATTTGCCGTCGGTCAAAAACACACCGGCTCGATCCTCGGCCAACAGTCCTTGGCCGAGTCCTTACCCTCATGGGGTAGTTGGTGTGACGCCCTCACCTGCTAGGTCCACGCCTAGAAGGTTCTTCAAACGGCCGTTTCCTCCGCCGTCTCCAGCTAAGCACATAAAGGCGTCCCTTGCCAAGCGATTTGGCCATGCCAAGCCGCCCGCCGAGGGGCCAATTCCTGAGGATGATACACCTGAACCTGAACAATCCTTGGACAAGAATTTTGGTTACAACAAGAATTTCGGGGCCAAGTTTGAGTTGGGGAAAGAGATCGGCCGTGGGCATTTTGGTCACACCTGTCATGCTGTGGGAAAGAAAGGAGAACTTAAGGATTTGCCTGTTGCTGTCAAAATCATCTCCAAAACCAAG ATGACAACTGCGGTCTCCATCGAAGATGTGCGACGCGAAGTGAAGATTTTGAGGGCTCTATCAGGCCACAAACATCTCGTGAAGTTTCACGATGCTTGTGAGGATGCTAATAATGTGTACATAGCGATGGA ATTGTGTGAAGGAGGAGAATTACTTGACAGAATATTGTCAAG AGGTGGTAAATATTCAGAGGATGATGCCAAACTTATTATTGTTCAAATTCTAAACGTAGTTGCATTTTGTCATCTCCAAGGTGTTGTCCACCGTGACCTGAAGCCTGAG AATTTCCTTTTCACCTCCCGAGATGAAGATGCTGATATGAAGCTCATTGATTTTGGTCTTTCTGACTTTATAAGACCAG ATGAGAGACTTAACGATATTGTGGGAAGCGCATACTATGTGGCACCAGAAGTTCTCCACAGATCTTACAGTTTGGAAGCAGACATCTGGAGTATTGGGGTGATTACCTACATTTTGTTATGTGGAAGCAGACCATTCTGGGCAAGGACTGAATCTGGGATTTTTCGCTCAGTATTGAGATCTGACCCCAACTTTGAAGACTTGCCTTGGCCATCTGTGTCTCCCGAGGCCAAGGACTTCGTAAAGAGGCTTTTAAATAAGGACTATCGTAAGAGGATGACTGCTGCTCAAGCTTTGA CGCATCCATGGTTGCGCAGTGAAAGCCATCCTATTCCTCTGGATATATTTGTCTATAAGTTGGTCAAGTCATATCTGCATGCTACACCTCTCAAACGTGCAGCACTAAAG GCTCTTTCTAAAGCTTTAACGGAAGATGAACTGGTTTACCTAAGAGCTCAATTTATGCTTCTGGAACCTAGTCAAGATGGTCGTGTCTCGATTGAGAACTTCAGATTG GCTCTTTTAGGAAATGCTACTGAAGCTATGAGGGAGTCGAGGGTGCATGATATTCTGAATGCG ATGACAGCATTGTCCTATAAGAAGTTGGACTTTGAAGAGTTTTGTGCTGCTGCAATCAGCACATATCAATTGGAGGCTCTCGAGGAATGGGAGCAGATTGCAGCCGTGGCATTCCAGCATTTTGAGCAAGAGGGAAATCGGCATGTTTCCGTGGAGGAATTGGCTAGG GAGTTGAATGTGGGTCCAACTGCTCATTCCATTCTCAGAGATTGGATAAGAAATGATGGAAAACTCAACATGCTTGGATATACAAAATTTTTGCATGGTGTCACTCTTCGTAGTACACCTGTGAGACGTCATTAG
- the LOC107007853 gene encoding rho GTPase-activating protein 3 — protein sequence MTRLLRSKSYTFGRVSASNSSSVLDLSPRCSSLYDYEQVSKEEEEDEEEEEGEEGFLSLDPNRRSRISGDDRGRQSHDNNQSPILAVLVTALRKSLVTCSVDRDDVANMDIGWPTDVCHVSHVTFDRFNGFLGLPIELEPEVPSKVPSASASVFGVSVQSMQCSYDQRGNSVPTILLELQSRLYTEGGLQVEGIFRINAENSQGETVRNQLNSKGVVPYGIDVHCLAGLIKAWLRELPTGVLDSLTPEQVMNCNTEEECTQLVNLLPPTEAALLDWAINLMADVVHNERYNKMNARNIAMVFAPNMTQMVDPLTALIHAVQVMNLLKTLVIKTLHEREESHETCQMQSPRANISSCMVDYVSTQSNGVLTKEPVLDGYSHEKPTAGELSRSATLDSTECELGEQFWNCRSTTSDAGEECDSVVKTSPVAHKRQTLESRFREGFDTEEVENTVFRLSLRKGMQKLCRHPVFQLSKPVKKSRLIGIVNSRRGGREALA from the exons ATGACTCGTCTTTTGCGATCTAAGTCGTATACTTTTGGCCGGGTTTCTGCTTCCAACTCTTCATCAGTTCTAGACTTGTCTCCTCGTTGTTCCTCTCTCTATGATTACGAACAAGTaagtaaagaagaagaagaagatgaagaagaagaagaaggggaaGAGGGATTTTTAAGTCTGGACCCAAACCGACGGAGTCGGATTTCCGGTGATGACCGGGGACGTCAGAGCCATGACAATAACCAATCACCAATTCTGGCGGTTTTGGTGACGGCGCTCCGGAAGTCGTTGGTCACTTGCAGTGTGGATAGAGATGATGTAGCTAACATGGACATTGGATGGCCCACTGATGTCTGTCACGTTTCTCATGTTACCTTTGATCGCTTCAATGGCTTCCTTGGCTTGCCTATTGAGCTCGAGCCAGAAGTTCCCTCTAAAGTCCCTAGCGCAAG TGCAAGTGTTTTTGGAGTTTCAGTCCAGTCAATGCAATGTTCATATGACCAAAGAGGAAACAGCGTGCCAACGATACTTCTTGAGCTGCAGAGTCGTCTGTATACTGAAGGAGGCCTACAA GTAGAAGGAATATTCCGGATTAATGCTGAGAATAGTCAAGGAGAAACTGTGAGGAACCAGCTGAATAGTAAAGGCGTTGTTCCATATGGCATTGATGTTCATTGTTTGGCAGGATTGATTAAG GCATGGCTTAGGGAGCTGCCTACAGGTGTACTAGATTCTCTAACCCCGGAGCAGGTGATGAATTGCAACACTGAAGAAGAGTGCACCCAACTAGTGAACTTACTTCCTCCAACTGAAGCTGCACTGCTTGACTGGGCAATCAATTTAATGGCAGACGTTGTGCATAATGAGCGTTATAACAAGATGAATGCAAGGAATATTGCCATGGTGTTTGCTCCTAACATGACTCAG ATGGTTGATCCTTTGACTGCACTAATTCATGCAGTCCAAGTAATGAACCTCCTTAAGACACTTGTTATAAAGACCCTTCATGAAAGAGAAGAATCACATGAGACATGCCAAATGCAGTCACCACGTGCTAACATTTCCAGTTGCATGGTAGATTATGTCTCAACACAATCAAATGGAGTACTTACTAAAGAGCCAGTTCTGGATGGCTATTCTCACGAAAAACCAACTGCTGGTGAACTCTCAAGAAGTGCTACTTTAGACAGTACAGAATGCGAGTTAGGGGAGCAATTCTGGAACTGTAGGAGTACTACAAGTGATGCTGGAGAGGAATGTGATTCCGTTGTGAAGACCTCTCCAGTTGCTCACAAAAGACAAACACTAGAGAGTAGGTTTAGAGAGGGATTTGACACCGAGGAGGTTGAGAACACAGTGTTTAGACTTAGTTTAAGGAAGGGAATGCAAAAGCTATGCAGGCATCCTGTATTTCAACTGAGTAAGCCCGTGAAGAAGAGCAGACTTATCGGGATTGTAAATAGTAGGAGAGGAGGCAGAGAAGCATTGGCATGA